One Thermodesulfobium sp. 4217-1 genomic window, AGCAAAGAAGCGCCCCATTGTAAACACCAAATAACTTCCTTATCGCGCTGTCTATCATAGACGTAACGTCTATTAGCTGAAGCTTCTTTGAGGTCCTGAGACTTATCGATTCTGTCAAATTATCACCTTGTACACTCTGAGAGAGAAGTAATTAATAAAAAAGGCCGCCTCGGCGGCCTTTTGAAGTTTTTTACCAGGAAGTGCAGGTTGTGCCAGCGGCTCCAGAGCCCGTGCAAGAAACAGTACCAGTTGTACTATCATAGCTAAGAGTATATTGATAACTTGTTCCACCAGCAGCAACTGATAGAGTGTTTCCATTAAAATATATTCCGCCCTGAGATTGAGTACTAGCCTCAACATCTGCTATACCTGCTGCGTAGGTTCCATTCTGCCCATAATACAGAGCTGCTGCGCCCCTCAAGGCAGCAAGCGCGCCCTTTGCAGATGCGTCAGCAGCGTTCTTGGTAAGGTTTTGATAAAGCGGAAATGCGACTGCAGAGAGTATGCCGATGATGACGATGACCACCAAAAGCTCGATCAACGTGAAACCCTTCTTGTTCCTTAGACTCTTTCTTGGTAAGTTTAGCATATAACCCCTCCTAAGATTATTTTTAGAACTTCTTACATTATAAATCAGTTGCAAAGCTGTCAATAGTAATACTCAGTCCTATATAAACACACCTCCTTACACTACTATGATATACCATATATCGGCAAAAGAAAAGAGAAATTATTTGACTATAGAAACTATTTTACGATTGCCTGATACAGGCTAAATATAGGCAGATACATTGCTATTACGATAAATCCCACAATGCCACCTATTATCACTATCATAGCAGGCTCCAGCATGCTTGAGAGAGCTTTTACAGTGGTCTCCACCTCGTCGTCATAGTAATCGGCAGACTTATCCAGCATCTCATCAAGGTGCCCCGTTTCCTCACCGATAGCTATCATCTCCACCAATACCATAGGGAATTTATCGGTCTTGCTCATAGAATCGGCTATCGTCTGGCCCCTCCTGACAGCGTCGTGTATAAACCTTATGCCCTTCTTCAATACCACGCTGGACAACACGTCTTCTATTATCTCAAGAGATGTGAGTACCGGCACGCCGCTCCTTGTCATAGAACCAAATGTCCTTGCAAACCTGGAGCACTCTATCTTCATATAAAGAGGCCCGAATATCGGCAGCCGAAATATGACAAGATCAAAGGCCTCCCTGCCCTTTGGAGTCTTCAGAGCCCTGGTAAAAAGAAAGATACCCGCTATCAAGAATATAACTATCAAGATAAAGTTGTTTATCAGAAAATGGCTGGCGTTTACTACTATAGAGGTCATAAGAGGCAGCTTCGCACCCATTCCCGTAAGAAAGCCCGCGAACATTGGGACGATAAAAATCAGCAAAAAAGAGCTGAGCGCCATGGCGATGGTTAAGACAAATATAGGATAGCTCACAGCCTGCTTTACCTGATTCCTAAGGGCCATCTCCTTTTCCAGGTAGGTTGCAATCCTTGCAAGTATTACGTCAAGAGAGCCAGATGCCTCACCTGCTCTTACCAGGCTGGTATAGAGCTTGTTAAAAAGGTTGCTATGCCTCTCAAAAGCCTTTGCCAGGCTCTCTCCGCCTTCTACCCTCTTCAGGACGTCGTCGATAATATCCTTGAATGCCTTTTTCTTGGTTTGTGACTTCAGGGTGTTTAGCGTCCTTGCTATTGGCACCCCTGCCGCCACCAGGGTAGCAAACTGCCTTGAAAATATTACGAGCTCCTTCTGGCTAACCCTATTAAAAAGAGAGAAGGAGCCTGACGGCTTCTTATCATCCTTTTGCGCCGCTAAAGCCTGGGCTTGATCTTTTATTTCGTTTATCTCTACCACCAGGAATCCCTTGTTTCTAAGGTCGTTTTTCAAGACCACAAGGGATGCTGCATCGGTATTTCCAGTAACCAGCTTGCCCTGAGCGTCCCTGACCCTATAGAAGAAATTAGGCATTACAGCCTCCCAACCAGACGCATAAACTCTTCCTTGTTCACGGCGACCGTAAATGCGTCCTCAAAGGATACCTTCCCGCGCAGCACCAGATCTTTTAGAGATGAGTCAAGCTGCTGCATGCCGTATCTGCCCGAAGTCTGTATCACAGAATATAGCTGTGCTGCCTTGCCCTCCCTTATAAGGTTCTTCACAGCAGGAGTAGCGATCATCACCTCCACCGCAGCCACCCTGCCGCCCCCAATCTTTGACAAAAGCGATTGGGAGAGAACACCTTGAAGCGCTGTGGAAAGCTGGGTTCTGACCTGCTGTTGCTGGTTTGTAGGGAATACGTCTATTATCCTGTCTATAGTCTGAGGGGCATCGTTCGTGTGAAGGGTTGAGAACACCAAGTGCCCTGTCTCTGCGGCGGTAATAGCCGCAGATATCGTCTCAAGGTCTCTCATCTCTCCCACCAATATTACATCGGGGTCTTCTCTTAAAGATGCCCTTACAGCCCTAGCAAAGGATTTGGCATCATTTCCTACCTCTCTTTGATCTACTATAGACTTCTTGTGAGAGTGAAGATATTCAATAGGGTCTTCAATAGTGATAATATGGCACTCTCTTGTTCTATTTATTATGTTTACAAGTGAGGCAAGCGTGGTAGACTTTCCTGAGCCAGTAGGACCTGTTACCAGCACAAGTCCTCTTACCAGCTTGGCAAACTCAGCTACCACAGGAGGAAGGCCCAGAGTTTCCAGACTTGGGATCTCCCATGGTATCAGTCTGAGCGCTGCGCCCCATACGCCCCTTTGTCTGTAAACGTTTACCCTGAATCTACCTATTCCAGATATGCCGTAGGAGAAGTCAATATCGAGCTCCTCTTCTATCTTCTTCTTCTGAAGATCTGAGAGCATAGAAAATATAGTCTCAAATGCTATCTTTGGTGTAAGGTTGCCATACTCCTCCAGCCTTACCAATCTCCCCTCCTGCCTTATGACGGGAGGTATTCCGACAGAAAGGTGTATGTCGCTCGCGTTCATTTGAACAGCCTTTTCGAGAAGTTCTGATATCTCCATATTGCCTCCTAATCTTCGGTAAATATCTTCTTTACAATTTCCTGGGGGGTAGTAATCCCCTTAAATATAAGATCTACTCCATTTTCTCTCATTGTTCTCATGCCGCCTTTGATAGCTGCGCTCTTTATCTCTTTGGAAGGCGCTCTTGACATAACAAGAGACCTGACCTCATCGTTTACTACCAGGAGCTCGGGCACCACGATCCTGCCCTTATATCCCGTTCCAAAACACGCGCTGCAACCTGTGCCCTCAAAATATGTGATCTCTCCCACAGGTCCAAAGCCAAACCCTCCAGGAGAAATGCCCAAAGCTACCTTAAGGTCATCAGGCATCGGCACCTCTCTTACGCATTCGGGGCAGACTTTCCTTACAAGCCTTTGTGCCAAAACACAAAGGGTGCTGGATGCGAGCAAAAAGGGCTCTATATCCATATCCATAAGCCTTGGAAATGAACTGGCAGCGTCGTTTGTGTGAAGGGTGCTCAGCACAAGGTGCCCTGTCATAGCAGCCCTAACAGCTATCTCCGCCGTCTCAGAGTCTCGAATCTCGCCAACCATTACGATATCAGGGTCCTGTCTCAAAAAGGACCTTAAAAGGCTTGCAAAGGTAAGATTTATCTGTGTGTTTACCTGAGACTGGGTTATACCAGGGATATAGAACTCCACAGGATCCTCGGCAGTCAATATGTTAACGTCTTCATTGTTGAGCAGGCTAAGGGCAGAATACAGCGTGGTAGACTTTCCTGAGCCAGTAGGACCGGTTACAAATATCATGCCATAAGGCTTTTGCAATATAGATTTAAAGGTCCTTAGCTCCCTTTCGGGAAATCCTAAAAGCTCCAGGTCCATCGCTACTGCCTTTTTGTCAAATATTCTAAGAACAACCTTTTCTCCCTGAGTACAGGGCATTATTGATACCCTCATATCTATCTCTTTGTTTGCCACATTCAGGTGCATTCTGCCATCCTGAGGCCTTCTTCTCTCTGAGATGTCGAGAGTGGAGAGTATCTTTATTCTTGAAACAATAGCAGGGCCAATTGTTTTTGGAAACTCTGAGATCATCAAAAGCGAGCCGTCAATCCTATATCTTAAGACTATCTTGTCTTCATAAGGCTCTATGTGAACATCTGATGCCCTTTTTAGGACTGCTTCTTCCACAATTGAGTCAACTAAATCCACTACAGATTCGTCATCGCCATAGGTAAATTTCTCTTTTTGCTGCTGAGAATCGGTATAGGCCGCTACATCGTCAGCTTCCTTCCCGAACATCGTCTCTTCTCTTTTTTTGAAGCTTATCTCGCCAGAAATATACTTTGCAAAGTCGCTTGCAAGGATCATAGCAGGCTCGATATCTGTCTTTGTAATCATACGAACGTCGTCAACGGTGGACAGATCCTGTGGGTTCACCATTCCAAGCAAGAGGTTTTTCCCCTTTAACGCTAAGGGCAATATCCTTCTTTGTTTTATGAAATCTGGAGATAAAATCTGCAAGGCCTTTTCATCAAGTGGGGTTTCTTGTATGCGTTTTATCTTAAAGCTGTAAATGCCCTCCAGCCTCTGGAGCAAGTCTTTCGTCAGAAGCCCTTTGTTGTCCAGTATGTCGAGCAAGGGCATATCGCCAACCTCAAGTTCGTATAAAACGTCTCTAACATAGTCTTCTGTCAAAAGACCATCATCCAAAAGCTTGCTAACTACCCTTGCTTCTTTCGGCCTTTTCGCGCTCTCTACTGTCAAAACCCACCACCATTTTAAAGAATTTATTTATGACACATAATTATCATATTACCAAAACTTTTAATTAAATTTTATTAACGTTCTCACTTTATTGTAAAAATTATATAATATTATCTGACAAAATAACAGGAGGTAATATGAACGAATTATTGATAGAAAACGCATCAATACTCGATGTAAAGTCTGGCAATGTTTTAGAGGGGTCAAATATCTACATCTCCAATGGCATTATAAAAGGCATAAACGTTAAGAAAGAGTGTTCTGAAAAGATAAACCTAAACGGTCAGCTGGTGATGCCAGGGCTGATAAATGCTCATACCCACGCAGCAATGACGCTCCTTAGAAGCTATGCAGACGATCTGTCCTTGATGGATTGGCTCACCAACCATATTTGGCCTAAGGAAGCCCAGATTATAAACCCTGAAACGGTATACATAGGCACCCTTATTGCCTGTTATGAGATGGCGAAAAATGGGGTTACTACATTTGTAGACATGTACTTTTATGAAGATATGGTAGCAAAAGCAGCCGAAGAAATAGGCCTAAGGGCCTTAATTGGCGAGGGGGTTTTGAGCATTCCTACTCCTCATGCAAAAGGCGAGGCACAAGGGATAGAAAACACAAAAAGATTAATAGAAAAGTACAAAAATAGCGAGCTAATATCTACTGTCGTCGCCCCTCACGCCCCATATACCTGCTCAGATGTCCTATTAAAAGAGCTCTCATCAATAGCCATAAGAGAAGGTTGCCCAATTCATATTCACCTGTCAGAATCTGAAAAGGAGTTCCTCGACATGCAAAGGGAAAAGAGCCTCACCCCCACAGAATACCTTGCAAACCTGGGGCTATTTGAGGCAAAGACGCTCGCAGCCCATGCAAATTACTTAACCGATGAAGACATCTCTATTCTGAAAGAAAACGATGTAAGCATAGCCCACTGCCCCGAGAGCAACGCGAAACTGGCAAGCGGCATATGTCCTGTGGTAAAGCTATTCGACTCTGAGATAAACGTAGCGCTTGGCACAGACGGGGCAGCCAGCAACAACAACCTTGATATTCTTGGTGAAATGGATTTTGCTCTAAAACTTCAGAAGATCTCCAATGGGAATCCGCAGGCGCTAAAGGCCCTTGATGCCCTTCAAATGGCTACCTCAATGGGAGCAAGGGCGATATTTAAAGAAGAAATTGGCAGCATCGAAGTGGGCAAGAGAGCTGATTTTCTTGTGATAGACAGAGAAAACCCTTCATTGCTGCCAGGACACCACATAGTAAGCGACTTAGTCTACAGCGCTACACCCGATTGCATATTGAGCCTTTGCGTAAACGGCAAATGGGTTATAAAAGACAGACTTCCTCAATTCGATAAGGATAAGATAATAGGACTTTCAAAAGAGGTTATGAGGAAGTATTTTCCATAAAAAATTCTTTAAAGACAAATATAATAGGGCTTGCAGGATAGAGGTCTTCAATATCGTGCAAGAATGCCTTTGTAATAACAATTAAAAACCCCTTAAGCTTATAAAGTAAGCTATATGTACTCGACGTCGTCTTCCTCCAGGTATTCTCCCTGCCAGATTTCCAATATCTGAGCGCTTATCTTGCCAGGATTGGTTATCTTGTGAGGAGTAGATTTCGGTATCAAAACGCTCTCGCCCCTGTGATAAAATGCCTTCTTGCCATCTTTTTCAACCTCTACTGCCCCAGAGAGTATCATCCAGTTCTCCGATCTGTGATGGTGCATCTGAAGCATTATCTCCTTCTTAGGAAGCAACAATACCTGATAGATAAGGAAGTTATCCCCTCTGCTCACAAGAGTCTTCTGTCCCCAAAATCTATAGACAGTTCTGTGAATCTGACTCTCTTCTCTGCCCTGTTCTTTGAGGGCGTCAAAAGCGTCCTTTACATATTGTGAGTGACCCCTCTTGCAGACCAAAATCGCGTCATCGGCGTCTACCACTATCAGGTCTTCCAGGTCCACTCCCACCATAAGCTTGCCAGTACTATACATAAACGAATCTTTACAATGAAGGGCAAGCACATCGCCTGTAGTCACATTTTTGCTCTTGTCCTTTTTTGCTACATCATAAAGAGAGTCCCAGCTCCCAAGGTCGCTCCATTCAAAGCCAGATGGGATAACTGCACCCAATTTAGAACGCTCCATTACAGCCTTGTCCACAGGAATGGACGGCAAGGAAGAATATATCCTTTCAGTATCTGACCCAGGAGAGTTTTCGAATATACCTTTTACCTTGTCAAAAGTTTCTACATCAAAATTTCTCACCTCAGAAAGAAATACCTCAGGCTTCCACATAAACATCCCAGAATTCCATAGATAGTTCTCATCCTGAATATAAGTGTTTGCCTTTTCTATGGAAGGCTTCTCCTCAAATCTTGATATCTTAAAACCCTTAGAGCCTTCAATCCTGTTACCTTTTAAGATGTAGCCGTAGCCAGTAGAGGCAAAAGATGGTTTTATGCCAAAGGTTACTATATAACCCTTTTCAGCTAAATTTTCGGCATCTCTTGCAGCTTCATAAAAAAGGTTTTCATTCGAGATCATGTGATCGGCAGGCACGACCAATATCGGCTCATTAACACCAATTTTTTCAAAGTACAACGTAAGATAAAGGCAGGCCGCATAGGTATTTCTTGGATACGGCTCGAGCAAAATATTATATTTTATTTTCGAATTGCCATTGTTGCTAAGCTGCCATTCCAAATCTTCTTTGTGTGCCTCAATCCCCACAATTAAAATATGGTTTTCGCACAGGGGCAACAGCCTATCTATGGTGTTCTGCAGTAAAGACTTATCGCCAGTAAGCGATATAAGTTGTTTTGGGTATCTTTCTCTGCTCAAAGGCCAAAGCCTGCTCCCTACACCTCCAGCAAGTACAGCGATCTTCATTTTTCACTCTCCTCAGAGAAGAAGTCCATTACATTATCAATATCTTTTTCAAGGTTATATTTAGAAAAATCTTTATTATTTTCAATATTCATATAAAACAAGGGCTTAACTTCAGGCACATCTATGACGTTCAAGAGCCATCTGACAGAAAGAGCAGCACACTCATATCCCTTGGCAAACGATGTACCACCTATCAGCACGATTAGAGCCTTTCTGCCATTATTGTCAATTTTCTTGCCCAGAATATTTTTTCTTGCCCAGAACGGTTGGCATCTATCTATCGCAGATTTTAAAGTAGAAGTAACCCCACCAAAGAATACTGGGGAAAAAAACAAAAAATACTTACAAGCCTCGATCTCATCATAAATCTGGTACATATCGTCTCTAATTATACAGTTACCTGTTAAAGAACACTTTTCGCATCCCCTACAGGGGGAAATATTCATCTCTCTGATATCGAATCTGATAACATTATCCAAAAATGTTACAAACCTATCTATCAGAAAATCAGTATTTCCCCCTGCATTAGGACTTCCATTTATAACCAAAAACTTTTCCTTAGTCAATATAACTTCTTGCCCCTAAATACCTCTCGGCATAGTATGATTCGTTCAAAGAATCAACCATTATCCCACCATGATAAGCTGCGTGAATAAAGCGGTTGTCACCGATATAGATGCCCACATGACTGGGACCGCTTTCATAAGTTTGGAAAAAAACCAGATCGCCTGGTTTAAGGTCTGATGTAGAAATCTTATCTCCATCATAATACTGTGAGTCTGCATCTCTTGGAATGCTGATACCATTGATCCTAAAAACATATTGCACGAAACCAGAACAGTCGAAACCGGAAGGAGTTGTTCCTCCCCATCTGTAAGATACCCCCTTGAGATGCAAAGCAGTTCTAATTATCTCCTGTCTCAAATCTTGATTGTTTGCATACGCGCTCGGCGCAAACAGAACAGAAGAAAAAGCAAAAACAGTCAACAACAAAAAACAAAATAATTTACCCTTCAAACATTCTTTCCTCCTTTCTTGGTCTAAAAACACACAGGCAAAGGAGTCCCTGCCCTGTCCCCTTATTCTTTGTCCAGAATTGCCTAACCTAACAGGGGTTAAAAGTTGTTTGCAAAATTAAATGCATTTTCTGCATCAGATTTCGCGCCAATTGACTTAAAGCCGTCTCCCGCTTTGACTAGATCCTCTCTGTTACCCTCGCTAAGTGCTACAGAAAATGCATAGTTGTAGGCAGTCCAAGCGTCAGCTTTAGAGCCTACACTCCTAAACCCATCTCCTGATTTGATTGCACCAGACGCAGATCTAAATTTCATAGCCAGTCCAAACGCATAATTGTATGCATTCCAGGAGTTTTCCTTGTCGCCCAAGGACTTAAAGCCGTCTCCCGCCAATATACACCCATCTAATGACTTTTGCATCTTCGCAAAAGCAAATGCAATAGTGTAAGCCTTCTTCGCGTCAGAATCACTGCCCAGCTTTCTAAAACCGTCTCCAACTGTAACCAGGGCTTGAATGTTCCTCTGAGAAATAGCAAGACCCAAGGCATAGGAATATGCATTCCATGCATCCTCGGTATCTCCTGCATTCAAAAAACTATCAGCAGCAGATAGAGTCTTGTCGATATTTCTCTGGATCATCGCAGCACCAAAGGACGCCGCAAGATCAGATGTGGACGTCTGACCAGAAGAGAGATCTGCAGAAGAAGAGCTGTAAGATCCAGAAGCTGATGGCATCACGCTGGAATTAACACCTTGTGCATTGCTTTGCTGTGAAAATGCGCTGTTAGATAAAAAAGGGTTTTTTGCACTATCAACGCTTTTTGCACCGGCAGAAACTGGAAAAAAGAATAAAAGGACAGTTAAAAACGCTGCCATTTTGGTGCAACCTTTCATTCAACTACCCCCTTTCAAGCGGGCAAATAAATTTTCAAAATAATTTAGGATAGTATAACATATTTTTTAAAAATACAACACATCTTGAAAGGAGAATTAAATTGATAAATAATCTAATAGATGAGCTCTATATTTTGTCCCTTTCTTCCTATAATGCAGGAGAATTACCTGTAGGTTCAATAATCTACAAAGAAGGAGATATATTGTCAGCGTCCGAAAATCTATGTGAAAGAAAAAAATCTCCCATCGAACACGCCGAGATATCAGCGATAAAAATCGCAGTCGAAAATTACAATAGATGGCATTTACAAGGTTCTACTATCTATTGTTCTCTTGAGCCCTGCCTGATGTGCGCTGGCGCAATAATAGAATGCAAGATAAAAAACGTAATATTTTGTGTAGAGTCCAAAAAACCCACAAGGGAGATCCTGGAATCAAACGGAGTTTTTTGTAGGCAGATATGTGACACAAGGTTCAATCATCTTTTAGAGAGATTTTTTAAAGACATAAGAAATAAAAATAGCGCTATATAGTATCAAGAGTCAGATATCCTCAGCGAAGATTGAAGTTCATTAAACAAAAAGTAGCGTAAATATTGACATAAAATTATAAAAAGTTTAGAATTACAACTTGTGAGCCGTTAGCTCAGCCAGGTAGAGCATCGGCCTTTTAAGCCGAGGGTCGAAGGTTCGAAGCCTTCACGGCTCACCATTTTGTTTTTAAGTAATTGTGCAATGAAACCTTTTGCTTAATCAATTAAAAGACAAAATGAAAAAGCGCGATATTGAAGTTGATTAGATTATTACATCTCCTGCATAGAACACAGGCCCATCCTTGCAAACTCTTACATATCCACTGACGCTCTTTACCACACAACCCATACAAGCCCCTGCACCGCAGGCAAAGACAGACTCTAAGCTTATCTGTGCGTTTTTGTGTCTCCTTTGGATTGCCTTCAACATTGGCACAGGTCCGCAGGCAAAAACGCCGTCATATTCTTTTTTCAATACAAAGTCAGCCACATTACCCTTTTCTCTATAAGATCCATCATCGGTATAAACAAATACTTCTCCGAGCTCAGCAAACGAATCTTCGAATATAACCCTATCCCTATTTCTAAATCCAAGTATTACGTCAACCTCAACTCCGTTTTTTTTAAGGTTTTTCGCCAGATAAAACATCGGCGCAATCCCTGTACCGCCAGCATATAGAAGAGCTTTTCTGACATTACCAAACTGAAATCCATTGCCCAGAGGTCCTCTAATCTTCAAGATATCTCCTGCCCTGGATCTGCTTAAAATCTTTGTCCCATTGCCCTTTATCTCAATCAAAAATCTAAGAATATTTTTATCAGCATCAAAAACGCTAAATGGCCTCATAAAAAATGGATCATTGAGATCGTTTACCTTCAACATAAAGAACTGCCCAGGAATGGGATTCAAATTAGTTTCAGCATCTAAATCAATTAAAAAATGGAAATTACTAACCCTTTCAGTATTTGCAATTCTTGTATCAATCATTTTTCCTATCTCCCAAAATTTTTTATCTTCCAGAAAAATGCAAGGAGGGCAAACTTTGGAAGTACTAGCATTCTCCTTGCCCTCTTTGGTTCGCTAATCAACCTGTAGAACCATTCAAGACCCAAGCTTCTAAAGATCTTTGGCGCCCTTTTCTTTTTGCCCGACAAGACGTCAAAGGATCCTCCAACTCCCATCCCGATTATATTATTATTAACTTTAGCAAGCTCATTTAAAAATAGCTCTTGTTTTGGAAAGCCCATAGCAGCCATCACAAATGATGCACCAGAGTTAGCTATTCTATCTACGGAAGGTCTAAAATCATCAAAATAGCCGTTTTCATAACCGACCACTTTTATGCCAATTTTTAAGAATTTATCGTTTAGA contains:
- a CDS encoding dihydroorotate dehydrogenase electron transfer subunit, whose protein sequence is MIDTRIANTERVSNFHFLIDLDAETNLNPIPGQFFMLKVNDLNDPFFMRPFSVFDADKNILRFLIEIKGNGTKILSRSRAGDILKIRGPLGNGFQFGNVRKALLYAGGTGIAPMFYLAKNLKKNGVEVDVILGFRNRDRVIFEDSFAELGEVFVYTDDGSYREKGNVADFVLKKEYDGVFACGPVPMLKAIQRRHKNAQISLESVFACGAGACMGCVVKSVSGYVRVCKDGPVFYAGDVII
- a CDS encoding GspE/PulE family protein; this encodes MTVESAKRPKEARVVSKLLDDGLLTEDYVRDVLYELEVGDMPLLDILDNKGLLTKDLLQRLEGIYSFKIKRIQETPLDEKALQILSPDFIKQRRILPLALKGKNLLLGMVNPQDLSTVDDVRMITKTDIEPAMILASDFAKYISGEISFKKREETMFGKEADDVAAYTDSQQQKEKFTYGDDESVVDLVDSIVEEAVLKRASDVHIEPYEDKIVLRYRIDGSLLMISEFPKTIGPAIVSRIKILSTLDISERRRPQDGRMHLNVANKEIDMRVSIMPCTQGEKVVLRIFDKKAVAMDLELLGFPERELRTFKSILQKPYGMIFVTGPTGSGKSTTLYSALSLLNNEDVNILTAEDPVEFYIPGITQSQVNTQINLTFASLLRSFLRQDPDIVMVGEIRDSETAEIAVRAAMTGHLVLSTLHTNDAASSFPRLMDMDIEPFLLASSTLCVLAQRLVRKVCPECVREVPMPDDLKVALGISPGGFGFGPVGEITYFEGTGCSACFGTGYKGRIVVPELLVVNDEVRSLVMSRAPSKEIKSAAIKGGMRTMRENGVDLIFKGITTPQEIVKKIFTED
- a CDS encoding type II secretion system F family protein, coding for MPNFFYRVRDAQGKLVTGNTDAASLVVLKNDLRNKGFLVVEINEIKDQAQALAAQKDDKKPSGSFSLFNRVSQKELVIFSRQFATLVAAGVPIARTLNTLKSQTKKKAFKDIIDDVLKRVEGGESLAKAFERHSNLFNKLYTSLVRAGEASGSLDVILARIATYLEKEMALRNQVKQAVSYPIFVLTIAMALSSFLLIFIVPMFAGFLTGMGAKLPLMTSIVVNASHFLINNFILIVIFLIAGIFLFTRALKTPKGREAFDLVIFRLPIFGPLYMKIECSRFARTFGSMTRSGVPVLTSLEIIEDVLSSVVLKKGIRFIHDAVRRGQTIADSMSKTDKFPMVLVEMIAIGEETGHLDEMLDKSADYYDDEVETTVKALSSMLEPAMIVIIGGIVGFIVIAMYLPIFSLYQAIVK
- a CDS encoding WecB/TagA/CpsF family glycosyltransferase; this encodes MRKLIFDLVPVDILELEGILSSFEERLANNLGFRIVTLNPEMVMYSMKKDANSKIALETFNGADLVVPDGIGIALYLNTNRMCGIDLIPHFLDICKKFDKGVYLIGSSDDVVKALNDKFLKIGIKVVGYENGYFDDFRPSVDRIANSGASFVMAAMGFPKQELFLNELAKVNNNIIGMGVGGSFDVLSGKKKRAPKIFRSLGLEWFYRLISEPKRARRMLVLPKFALLAFFWKIKNFGR
- a CDS encoding mannose-1-phosphate guanylyltransferase/mannose-6-phosphate isomerase, encoding MKIAVLAGGVGSRLWPLSRERYPKQLISLTGDKSLLQNTIDRLLPLCENHILIVGIEAHKEDLEWQLSNNGNSKIKYNILLEPYPRNTYAACLYLTLYFEKIGVNEPILVVPADHMISNENLFYEAARDAENLAEKGYIVTFGIKPSFASTGYGYILKGNRIEGSKGFKISRFEEKPSIEKANTYIQDENYLWNSGMFMWKPEVFLSEVRNFDVETFDKVKGIFENSPGSDTERIYSSLPSIPVDKAVMERSKLGAVIPSGFEWSDLGSWDSLYDVAKKDKSKNVTTGDVLALHCKDSFMYSTGKLMVGVDLEDLIVVDADDAILVCKRGHSQYVKDAFDALKEQGREESQIHRTVYRFWGQKTLVSRGDNFLIYQVLLLPKKEIMLQMHHHRSENWMILSGAVEVEKDGKKAFYHRGESVLIPKSTPHKITNPGKISAQILEIWQGEYLEEDDVEYI
- a CDS encoding type IV pilus twitching motility protein PilT, coding for MEISELLEKAVQMNASDIHLSVGIPPVIRQEGRLVRLEEYGNLTPKIAFETIFSMLSDLQKKKIEEELDIDFSYGISGIGRFRVNVYRQRGVWGAALRLIPWEIPSLETLGLPPVVAEFAKLVRGLVLVTGPTGSGKSTTLASLVNIINRTRECHIITIEDPIEYLHSHKKSIVDQREVGNDAKSFARAVRASLREDPDVILVGEMRDLETISAAITAAETGHLVFSTLHTNDAPQTIDRIIDVFPTNQQQQVRTQLSTALQGVLSQSLLSKIGGGRVAAVEVMIATPAVKNLIREGKAAQLYSVIQTSGRYGMQQLDSSLKDLVLRGKVSFEDAFTVAVNKEEFMRLVGRL
- a CDS encoding C40 family peptidase — its product is MKGKLFCFLLLTVFAFSSVLFAPSAYANNQDLRQEIIRTALHLKGVSYRWGGTTPSGFDCSGFVQYVFRINGISIPRDADSQYYDGDKISTSDLKPGDLVFFQTYESGPSHVGIYIGDNRFIHAAYHGGIMVDSLNESYYAERYLGARSYID
- a CDS encoding prepilin-type N-terminal cleavage/methylation domain-containing protein; translated protein: MLNLPRKSLRNKKGFTLIELLVVIVIIGILSAVAFPLYQNLTKNAADASAKGALAALRGAAALYYGQNGTYAAGIADVEASTQSQGGIYFNGNTLSVAAGGTSYQYTLSYDSTTGTVSCTGSGAAGTTCTSW
- a CDS encoding nucleoside deaminase, producing MINNLIDELYILSLSSYNAGELPVGSIIYKEGDILSASENLCERKKSPIEHAEISAIKIAVENYNRWHLQGSTIYCSLEPCLMCAGAIIECKIKNVIFCVESKKPTREILESNGVFCRQICDTRFNHLLERFFKDIRNKNSAI
- a CDS encoding amidohydrolase produces the protein MNELLIENASILDVKSGNVLEGSNIYISNGIIKGINVKKECSEKINLNGQLVMPGLINAHTHAAMTLLRSYADDLSLMDWLTNHIWPKEAQIINPETVYIGTLIACYEMAKNGVTTFVDMYFYEDMVAKAAEEIGLRALIGEGVLSIPTPHAKGEAQGIENTKRLIEKYKNSELISTVVAPHAPYTCSDVLLKELSSIAIREGCPIHIHLSESEKEFLDMQREKSLTPTEYLANLGLFEAKTLAAHANYLTDEDISILKENDVSIAHCPESNAKLASGICPVVKLFDSEINVALGTDGAASNNNLDILGEMDFALKLQKISNGNPQALKALDALQMATSMGARAIFKEEIGSIEVGKRADFLVIDRENPSLLPGHHIVSDLVYSATPDCILSLCVNGKWVIKDRLPQFDKDKIIGLSKEVMRKYFP
- a CDS encoding flavodoxin family protein is translated as MTKEKFLVINGSPNAGGNTDFLIDRFVTFLDNVIRFDIREMNISPCRGCEKCSLTGNCIIRDDMYQIYDEIEACKYFLFFSPVFFGGVTSTLKSAIDRCQPFWARKNILGKKIDNNGRKALIVLIGGTSFAKGYECAALSVRWLLNVIDVPEVKPLFYMNIENNKDFSKYNLEKDIDNVMDFFSEESEK